A single region of the Salmo salar chromosome ssa16, Ssal_v3.1, whole genome shotgun sequence genome encodes:
- the lysmd4 gene encoding lysM and putative peptidoglycan-binding domain-containing protein 4: MWRGDLVPRAFQAPVDVHASVDGQVYMFRNGQPNDSPGSSEEEEFNVMALRPRGRQEPDQDRLGSLMLLERDVLVGDNLNKLALQYGCKVADIKRVNNLIQEQDMFALKSIKIPVKKHSLLTEANTEHRTSNSSTPPPQPQDRPTASSPGRPHLQEYTDFLKEVDHDIERLIQTTDAQDEFFLEAVERPQNLGYRGQHLTSYGADWGIQWWNAVVAMLLIGIILPVFYVVYIKTQDTGVPAAVATTNNSGTGLITESPRSTFSSQESVPQSERTKHIIQGKNVYGLHA, encoded by the exons ATGTGGAGAGGAGACCTTGTTCCCCGGGCCTTCCAGGCCCCAGTGGATGTCCATGCCAGTGTAGATGGCCAGGTGTACATGTTCAGGAACGGCCAGCCAAATGACTCTCCAGGCTCTTCAGAGGAAGAAGAGTTCAATGTGATGGCGCTTAGGCCCCGGGGTCGGCAGGAGCCGGACCAGGACAGACTGGGCAGCCTCATGCTGCTAGAGAGGGATGTATTGGTTGGGGACAACCTCAACAAACTTGCTCTGCAATATGGCTGCAAG GTGGCTGACATAAAGAGGGTGAACAACCTGATTCAGGAACAGGATATGTTTGCATTGAAATCAATCAAAATCCCTGTGAAGAAACACAGCTTATTGACTGAGgctaacacagaacacagaacctcAAATTCATCCACACCACCTCCTCAGCCACAGGACAGACCTACAGCCAGCTCCCCTGGTAGGCCACATCTACAGGAGTACACTGACTTCCTCAAGGAAGTGGATCATGACATCGAGAGACTGATTCAAACCACAGATGCACAGGATGAGTTTTTTTTAGAGGCCGTGGAGCGGCCACAAAATCTGGGCTACAGAGGCCAGCACTTGACCAGCTATGGAGCAGACTGGGGCATCCAGTGGTGGAACGCTGTGGTGGCCATGCTCCTGATAGGCATTATCCTGCCTGTCTTTTATGTTGTTTATATCAAAACACAAGATACTGGAGTGCCTGCTGCTGTAGCTACCACAAACAACTCAGGGACAGGCCTCATCACAGAAAGCCCTAGGAGCACTTTTAGCAGCCAGGAAAGTGTCCCTCAGTCTGAACGAACCAAACACATAATACAGGGAAAGAATGTCTATGGACTTCATGCTTAA